The Cololabis saira isolate AMF1-May2022 chromosome 20, fColSai1.1, whole genome shotgun sequence genome includes a window with the following:
- the LOC133420519 gene encoding zona pellucida sperm-binding protein 3-like → MMSLFPVCFTFPLYILSNLLPAEGYTYQTKPLSLSYAELAALEAESRVEDPGGAAAAPTPTPAPGEHQAPGEHQAPGERGGRAVEVRCLEDSIVVVVRARFRQGGGRPSGAAGLRLGLDGGAEPRCAARRSAGGDYVLRAPLAACGTTVTFTKTAVLFSNLLLFSLPPSSPADASHLDRAAVPLLCEYKRRFTVSSGALKPTWTPVIYVESAHLGLDFHLRLMTNDWSRERNSPVYLMGEMVNMEASVDHHHPSLRLYASSCVATLTPDGNSYPRYPFIDHQGCFTDSQLSGSSSRFLRRVQDKLLHIQLEPFLFHDDHRRTVYITCYLEAAPPSERDPEKRACSFISGRWRSADWDDYVCESCHTAEEAAHDSSAESGHKREQRSKREPGQHELKGKTTLGPITFLPEQASDSTNPMYL, encoded by the exons ATGATGTCCCTCTTTCCTGTTTGTTTCACATTTCCTCTTTATATTCTGTCTAATTTACTACCAGCGGAGGGCTACACTTACCAAACCAAACCTTTATCCCTGTCTTACGCGGAGTTGGCTGCCCTGGAAGCCGAGTCCCGGGTTGAGGATCCCGGCGGAGCCGCCGCGGCCCCGACCCCGACCCCGGCCCCGGGGGAGCACCAGGCCCCGGGGGAGCACCAGGCCCCGGGGGAGCGGGGGGGCCGGGCGGTGGAGGTGAGGTGTCTGGAGGACAGCATCGTGGTGGTGGTCAGGGCTCGGTTCCGCCAGGGGGGAGGGCGGCCCTCCGGGGCCGCCGGCCTGCGGCTGGGGCTGGACGGTGGGGCGGAGCCGCGCTGCGCCGCCCGGCGCTCCGCCGGGGGAGACTACGTGCTCCGGGCCCCGCTGGCGGCCTGCGGGACCACAGTGACG TTTACAAAGACTGCAGTGCTGTTCAGCAACCTGCTGCtgttctccctccctccatcatcaCCTGCCGACGCGTCTCACCTGGACAGAGCTGCCGTCCCCCTGCTGTGTGAATATAAAAG GAGGTTCACGGTGAGCAGTGGAGCGCTGAAACCCACCTGGACCCCCGTCATCTACGTGGAGTCGGCTCATCTGGGCCTCGATTTCCACCTCAGGCTCATGACCA ACGACTGGAGCAGGGAGAGAAACTCTCCTGTTTACCTCATGGGTGAAATGGTCAACATGGAGGCCTCGGTGGACCATCATCATCCCTCTCTGCGTTTATATGCCAGCAGCTGCGTGGCCACTCTGACCCCCGACGGGAACTCCTACCCCCGATACCCCTTCATAGACCACCAGGG ATGTTTCACAGACTCCCAGCTGAGCGGCTCCAGCTCTCGTTTCCTGCGCCGGGTCCAGGACAAACTCCTCCACATTCAGCTGGAGCCCTTCCTCTTCCACGACGACCACAGACGCACG GTCTACATCACATGTTACCTGGAAGCCGCGCCCCCGTCAGAGAGGGACCCGGAGAAAAGGGCCTGCTCTTTCATAAGTGGGAG GTGGAGGTCAGCGGATTGGGACGATTATGTGTGTGAGAGCTGCCACACAGCTGAGGAGGCGGCTCACGACAGCAGTGCAGAGTCCGGCCACAAGAGGGAGCAGAGGAGCAAGAGAGAGCCCGGACAACACG AGCtgaaaggaaaaacaacacTGGGTCCAATCACATTTCTTCCAGAACAAGCCAGCGACAGTACCAACCCCATGTATCTGTAA